DNA from Castor canadensis chromosome 3, mCasCan1.hap1v2, whole genome shotgun sequence:
AAAGCACATTGAGACCTTCATGCTCCTCTTGCATTCTATGACTTTGATTAGAACCATGAAAAACACCATCATATCACTTATCACCCAAGGCAAGTTTGATTACATATAAGTTAGAGCAGTATACCAAAAGTAGATTTTCTATCTGCAATCCATCGCAGGGCCCAATCTGCTTTTTTCTTAACATATGGCATTGTTTCAATTGCATTAAATAAAAATTCcctgtaaaaacaaaagaattcatGATAAagttattcacttatttttcttaattggaCTAAATTTCAGTAATTTAATCAGAGATAATAATTGGTACACTAGCAGATCTGCAGTGTTTCTCTATCTATTTCAGCATCTATTTCACATTAGTGGCTTGGATCTAGTCTGATACAAATTGACTAAATGTGACTAATTTAATTTCTAAACAGAATGTGTTaatgaaaagtttttaaagataCTATACAGTATCTAAAGACTAACTTGCTctatatgagattttttttaagtcaacaCATGATTGAGAAATAGAAAACACTACACTCACAAACTCTGATATATGAATAATCTTTCTGTGACATTTAGTTTTAGAACAAAATCTGCTCTtaacataaacataaataaaatcccAGCAGTAATACCTTTTCTTGGGATCTCTGATATAAGTATCTATTAGCAAACTATACATTTCTGAGTGAACATTCTCGATGAGAATTTGAAAGCCATAGAAACAGCGAGCCTCTGGAACCTGCACCTCCTGACTAAAGCGCTCCAcctaaaaaaataagagaaacagaTCCAGTGGGCTCTCACAAAACACTGGGGTAAACACTGCACGTCCAAACCTAAGCAAGAGAATTAGCACTTCAAAACTGCTGCTTATACAACAAAACAGATCACAAAGACCTTACGGATCATTTTAAGCAGCATCTTAAGCAGTACTATTTACCAGTGTAGCCCTCTACGTTAACTTAACTATGAAACAgtttttgggttttgggttttgtggtgctagggattgaacccagcactTTATACATGCTGAGTAAGTGCTCGAtcactaagctacacctccagtcccacaCCGCATGTAATTTTAATCGGTTCCATTTATGCTTGATTTTATGATATTTTGCTGGTCAAATgacactttatgaaaaatattttcaagaatttAAGCTTGAAATTTAAGCTAGTCCATTATTTAAACGTCTTTCCTCAAGCTCAATTTAAATGGCTGGACTGACATTATCAACATTTAAGTATTGAATGggaacaaaataaagtaaaaatcttaCCAAATTTTCATTTACAATTCCATCACTGGCTGCAAAAAAGGCTAAAATGTGAGAGATAAAATATTTCTCATCTGGTTTAAGTTTGTTCCAGTGAGGGAGATCCTTTGATAAGTCAACCTagaataaaaagatttaaaaaaaattttaacttggaGTTAAAGTGTTTGCAAAACTAACTTCTACTCCAAAATTAAGAAGGGACATTCcattactagaaaaaaaaataacatcacaaagaaaataaaacattataacaATAGTATGTGGTATTCAGAACATTTGCTAAGTGATAGATTATAGCTACCCTTGCCACAGTGGGGAAGAGGGCCACTGGGGTCTAGGGGCTCAATGTATCAATACAGGGGGACAAAATATTTAGTCCATAATTCTTGTAGAtatcatttcatctttaaaaaaatctcttaagaaTGTTTCACAATAACATCATAAACATTAGAAATACATAACTGTCCTTTGTAATATGTAATTGtggggtgtttttttttcctgcccttcttttatttattctaacAAAGCTGTAATCTTTTTGACCACTCCAAATAATAAGACTTGTCTTCCATCCTTTTAACCATTTGTGTTCTTTTCTAAcattcttaaaatgttttctgaGTACTTAATACAAGCTAAACCGCTGCTCTAAGTGCTGGATGGGATAGGAGGAGGAATATttaggggttttttggttttgtttttgttttttaagagacagcatgttgctatgcagcccaggctggcctttaacttgggttcctcctgtctctaccatccaagtactaggattacaggcatgtaccattgtACTCAATAGAAATATTTGTCATTATCTTGTAAAATATATACAGTAAAAATCAATTTTTGTTCTATAAAGAGATCAACTCAGGTTTAACTGAAGGATGGCTTTCTGGTTTTTATGTATTATACTCCTGACATTAAGTTTCAGTGTATGTTTGGTCTTAGATATTAAGGGTCTCTCTTTTAACGGTCAGCTTCAAAATacattgtgaattttatttataCTGCATTGGTCACATTCCCTTCTAGAAACATAAGCCTTCCTGCCTAGCTTTATCTCATTTCAGCAGATTCTCAGTTCTACCATCTAAACATTGATTACAAAGTATTTGCTATAGTTAGGATCGTGAATGTCCCTCCCAATAgaccatgtgttaaaagcttgacTGTCAGTCTGTGGTACTACTGGGAGAAGGTAGAAAGTTTAGGAGGTGGGATCTAGTGGAAGGGAATTAGGTCATTGGAAGCAGGGCCTTCATAGGATATTAGgatccctggccccttcctctctctttctgcttcatgGCCACCATGAGGGTGAAGGCCTCTTCTGCAGTGTGTGTACTTGCACCACAATGTACTATaccatcacaggcccaaagcaacagggccaagcaaccaaggactgaaacctctgatatcatgagtcaaaataaaccctttcctttataaattgaTCTCTAAGGTATATTGTCACAGTAATAGAAGGCTGACTAATATACTAGCTGATTATCAGAAATGCCTGAgtggctttaaaaataaaaatttccaagcCCCAGACCTTTGTCTTCTGAACCAGGATATAATATTCAGGAATTAAGGTCAACTACTGATAAACTATGAAATCTAAAGTTGATTAAGTGGTCATTTACATAATTcgtttaaatgaaaaatatgtggAACTAAAAACGTATTTTGACTTCCCttcaaaatatgtatttgaatCATCCTACAACcagtatattttagttttttaaaaattcttggtttttttttttagcatgtaatagttgtatagggagatacactgtgatatttacatgtgtgcttacaatatatcatagtacCTTTGCTGAAACATGCAATTCCAAAACAGTTTCAAGAAATCCAAATAACACAAGTATCTTtttcaaaatgataaatgaaaaagcCACCTTCTGTGCTCCCCTTGTTCTCTGAACCAtatctaacaacaacaaaaaaaaactttctaaaaACCACAGACGGTTAGGTAGAGTCAGGTGTGCTTGTGAAAAAAATACTGagtatttgttttggtttggttttttgctcTATATGAACTACATCATAACAAAGATGTGGACAGTATGAGGTGGGTAAGCAGGTAAAACTAGTGCAAGAGAAGCCTCAGACATTGGTGCATTTCTGAATTCCAAGTTAAAATGCCTTCATTTCATGTGCTTACTGAGTGCCAAGTAGCATTTTAAAACATATCATTAATCTGATTTACTGATGAGGATGCAGAGAAGTTAAAGCTGCTTTCCTAGTTCCACAGATGGTAAGTAGAAGAGCAGGGTTTATACCTAGCAGCCTGGTCCCAGAGCCTGCATTTCTCACAGGGTGTTAATTACATATATAGAATCAGCCACTGACAGATCCTTACATAGATCCAAATCTATCTATCCAAATAAATATGTCTATCCATTAAAGATAGAGATACTTATTCACAGCCTGAGTGTTATGCAAATATCATTAAgcataattaaaaggaaaacaataactACTGTGTGTTCAATTAGACTACAGAGTAATCACTTACATGACCAACTGTCCTGACCAAACCAGCAAGTATTATCTAATTTGTTTTGTTCAAATCATTTCCAAGGCAGAAAAAGTCACACTAACAGAAAGCATCAGCAGCTGTCCTATTAGGGGCTATGTCAGGCTCGATGCAGTTAAGGCAGGGCCAGGTTTGGAGAAGCACAATGAAGTCAAGAGTGAATGCGCTGCCTGGACATCAAACTGCTCATGTGACAGCACCTTTCATACAATCAGATAAGACTCTCAAGCGAAAGCAGGCTCCTGAATGCTTTTACTCTTTCATTTTTTGACTATAGCTGCAATTTTATTCATTCTGCTGACTATAAATAAAGACTGGTCTTATTCAGTCATAGCAAGTCAAAAGTCcacttaaaaacagaaatgtatgacaaaatggaaaaaaaaagttctccaaTATATTAGAAACAAAACCAGGCAGAATGACTACttgggaaactaaagcagaaggaTCGTGAATTTGAGGcaggcctgggctacatggcgagaccatgtctcaaaaacaaaaataagttctGACAGAATAAACTGCCATTTTTTGCAGTAGGAAACTTGTTTACAGACTATAGTCTAAACCAAAACACAGGGGAACACTGTATTTAGCCTCAGTAATTCAAAAGCAGATTTTATACAACGTATCTTATGAGCAAATTTTTTTCAATATCCTGTAAGGCAAGAAGCAAACCCTGTAGAGCAGGACATGAATATTGAAGGCAGTGCTGGCACATACCTCTTCCGCTGTCCAGAAGGATGCCTGTGCTTGTTTATACATTTTCCAAATATCAGGGTACTGGATTGGGAAAATGACAAATCGGCGGGAACTCTTCCTTAGCAGTGGTTCTTCATTTGACTTCACTTTGTTTTTGCTGGAATCTGATGATAAcctctttgaaaaacaaagtacaaaaaacCTTTTCATCTAGACTCTTCCTCTTTATTCATATCTAAATATACATCAGTGAAGTTAGGGAAACAGGAGAGGTTTGGGAACCAGTGTGCTTGTGTTGAATCCTTTTGGTTATACAGTGGCTGGCTAATAGTATTTGGTTAGCTGCATGACTGCAGGAAGTTGTTTtgcttctctgagcctccattcCTACAGGTGTAAAATAATAGTTATTCCAAAAGATTATTCTGATGATTAAAAGTGCCTAAAGGCTGggggtgtctcaagtggtagagctcctgcctagcaagcgtaaaggCCTACATTCATACCTCTTTACCACAAAAAAGTACATTAAACAGAGAATAATAGACACTCAAAAATTATTATAGTTATTGTGACTTTTGAGAGTAAGTGTAAAGCTAGACGCAGAAATGTCATGGTGGGCAAATTTCCAAGTTGTGGATAAAATGTCCTTTCAGTGCCACTCTGATATAGAATGCTGGCAAAAATAGGTCACTGTCAAAAGCTGCTTTTTTAATGCTTTTCTCATCTTAACTGAAGTactgtaatatttatttatttatcacccTTTGTTCATCTTAACCTTCCCCATGTATCAATTTGTTAATTCTATTTACATTTTCACATTGTTCTTTCTAGTACCAGGTTCATACTTGCCATACCTATTTCCAAGGACTGTTAAAAAgatcagaggagctaatataaataaaagtactTTGTATGTTCTcaaatattatatacattttaaaaattattattgtattattgacTGTTGAGATGCTTCTGGTGGCCTTTTAAAGGTTGTCCCTATATTCAAAGAACTACTATAGCTGTTCACTATATTATGAGTTCAAGTctcaccttgaactcacaatcttcttaCCTCTGGTTTCTGACTCCTTTGTGCTGGGATTATGGAAATGAACTACTGTGCCTAGCTGAGCATCTCATTTTTTAAGCTTCTCCAGCCATTCTCTAGTTATTTCATGAGTGAAAATTTCCTTTAGGGAAGTTGATGAAATATTTAACAACTATACATATTATAATTCAGTATGATATGtatattatatgatatatatctGCACATCTATATGATTACAAATTATAATTGtagatataattatatatatatatatgcagacatatatataatataacttAAGTAAAATCATACTAATAGACAAAAGTGGATTTTGTTGACTGGTGTGacattcatgattttgtttggaaATGAGCTTAGGTGTTGAAGCTCATGGGAGGAACCTAAgtgtaaatatatatgaattttgCATAGCTATTTTCCACAAGCATTTTGATAGAATTGTTTTGACACTTTTTAATCTCAGTGCCATcattttgataaaacaaaaaattaactgaTGTCTTCTAAAATATGCActtaatctcaaaataattagatGTGACAGCTctaggcatggttcaagcagtagaatgcctgcctcgtaagcgtgaagtcctgagtttaaaccccaataccaccaaaaatatagatacatacataatataaatatataaagcatatataaaaatttGAGGCTAGGTCCAGTATATCTATTTTGCATACTAAATGAaaattaagttgatttttttttttaattttggaacaGGTCAaagtggccttttttttttttttactacattttggTATTTGGTCTCTATCATGTAGACTATTAGAAGCcaatgaagttttgtttttgttttcttttcggtgggattgaactcaggacctcactctaccacttgagccatgcccccagtctgtttttaaacaagcaaataaaacttGTGGATAGATCTAATGAGAAACGGAGGGTGGAGAGAGaatgattaaaaaattattaCACTATTCATTTCTTATCTGAATTAAGAAATCAGCAAGAATACATACACACAACATTGATTTAAGAAATATTCAAAACTAAGcaacagtagctcatgcctgtagttctagctacttgggagaatgagattGGGCAAATTGCAGTTTTTGGCCAGTCTTGGCAAATAGTTATCAAGCCCCACATCTCCAAAAACAACAAGAGCAAagtggactagaagtgtggcttgagtgacagagcacctgcttcacaagtgaaaaaccctaaattcaaactccagtcccacacacacacaaaaaaaaaagaaagaaagaaaaatattgagaaGTAAAATAAGCTGTTCTTACTAAAAATTTCCAACTCTAGCAACTGGGTGATTACAAGAAGCAGGTGGTACCTAGAAAGTACTCAAATCTAGAGAATAACTGAATAAATCAGGCAAAaactcttgcttctcacattaaatGTTTAACAAAACTTGAATTAATTCTTCCTACCAACCCAAGCAACAAGAAATTATAAAGTCCACTTtgtcaataaaaatgataatgaatTCAATTTCAAGATGTCCAATGGGCAACTGAAAATATAACGCTACGGTCCAGGAGTGCTGGAGATCCCATTAGGGTTGCCAAGGGATGGGGTGATTATCCAGGGAGAACCTAAAGAGCACAGCAAGGCAATGGAAGATGTAGCCTTGGAGGATGTTAGAGAATGCTGACATTTAAAGGGCAGATGGAAGAAGTGGAGCCAGGTGGGAAGAACACAGAATAAAACAGCTGCAggacaaacaaaagcaaaactaagtGATGTGATTTAGCTAAAGCAAACAGTCAACAAAGGAAATTCCACAAAGGAttcatattctggatatcaaccAAGCTAGGAGGTTAGGAGTTCATTTTGTGGGCCGGATTTTCAAACACCTAGGGATCCAGAGGTTCAACTGCTCAGATGCTGGCATTCACTGTGGAATACATTTAGAAAAAGATCCCTACGCTAGTCATGGAGAATTTCTGAATAGGAGTTAACATGAATACAGCTGGTGTTAAGAAGAGTAATCAGATGTCCCTGTGTAGGatgaattagaaaagaaaaaaactagattTTTGCTACCAACTAAGATATGAGATTCATAAATGGAAATGAGGACATGAATTAAGATGTGGAAGTTAGCATGAAAACACAGCTTCAACAGGACTTTGCCAGCCTGAGGAGTTGGCCATTTTTTGGCAGGTACTGAGACTTTTTGGGGAGTTTGTACTGGGGGAGAATGTCACCAAAGTATTAGTTTAATGAAACACTGACTAGACAATAGTAAATAAGATTATACAGCCAGTAGGAATGGAGGTACAGTGACAACTAAGTTGTGGCTACCCAAGTGTAAAGAGAATCATAAATAAAGTAGCGCAGTAGGCATTCCTTAGCAACATTCCACATCTTTTCCAAACTAGTACTTCTAGTTTTTTTCTGCCTTAACTTCTGGTAATTTGGTCTGACAGGTGCCCAGGCATGCCTGGACAAAAATCTAGGTCAAGATTCCCCAGCAAGCAGTTACAGTACCCTGATCTAGGATGGCATTCTATGTGCCCTTAACTCCCAACCATCCCTAATTCCACCCACTGTTCCATACATTTGCTTGGTACCTATCTTCTATTTCTCTATTAGAAAATTTGCATGCTTTCATAATTTATAGATGTCATTTTCATTAGTCCATTCCTATTGACTCTGACAAAGTGGATGAAATACTGTACTATGTGCAAGAACTTGGATTTAAACCTAAGTCTACTACTGAGTCTTGAGCATGTCATTTAAACTTTTTGACCTTGAAATTTTTGAGAAACTGATGAAAACTACTGATCCCTTTCTCTGTAGAGTCACATATGGACATACAAAATCCACATACAACCTTAGAAGATTCATAAACTCCCTTCAAGTCCATCTGTGGGCCCTTTTAGgcagtgttgttttgttttgctttgtttttgtactggggtttgaattaagggctttgaatttgctaggcaggcacactactgcttgaaccatacctccagccctttttgctctggttgttttggagatagggtttcactttttgcccaggctagtctgaaTCTTGATCCAGTAGTCTCTGGGATGGGTgccaccaccatacccagctctttcccatggagatgaggtctcaaaaaCCTTTCTGCCAAGGCTACCaaggaaccaagatcctccccaccttagcctcccaagtagctatgattacagctgtgagccacgaGTGCATGACAAAGGtagtatttcttaaaataagtgTACAAGGATCACCATAAGTGACTGTTATAAAGTGATTCAGACCCATCCCAAGAAACTTTGATTCCCTAGGTCTGTGGTGTAGATCCTGTAACTTACATTTTTCACAAGTACTTCAGATGATTGCTGATGCAGGGGGTCCATGCTACCCATCACACTCAAAGCAAAAAAGTGCTTAAAAGGCATCCTTGCATCTAAAGTTTAAAACTTTTGTACTAAGAGCTTGCTAAAATGCATTCTAAATCTAAAATTCTGCCTCTGCCCCTGCATATATCACTgaga
Protein-coding regions in this window:
- the Rrm2b gene encoding ribonucleoside-diphosphate reductase subunit M2 B isoform X3, which encodes MMCTAPGQRRLPQAASGEAGPAERLSSDSSKNKVKSNEEPLLRKSSRRFVIFPIQYPDIWKMYKQAQASFWTAEEVDLSKDLPHWNKLKPDEKYFISHILAFFAASDGIVNENLVERFSQEVQVPEARCFYGFQILIENVHSEMYSLLIDTYIRDPKKREFLFNAIETMPYVKKKADWALRWIADRKSTFGERVVAFAAVEGVFFSGSFAAIFWLKKRGLMPGLTFSNELISRDEGLHCDFACLMFQYLVNKPSEERVREIIVDAVKIEQVFQAENPFDFMENISLEGKTNFFEKRVSEYQRFAVMAETTDNVFTLDADF